TTCTGGTGAGGAGTAGTGCGCAGCCGGTAGGAGCCGTGCTTCTCAAGGGTGTCCGCCAGCGTAACCAGGGCCTCGCCGGAAGTACGGCCAACGGTGGGCGTCACGCCGATGAAGAACTTGCCGTCCTTCTGCTCGTGCACACCAATGTGGTCACCGGGAGCCGTGGGCTTGGGTGCGGCCGGACCATCGGGAAGCTTGAAGCCGAGGTATTCGTCCTCGAGGATCTGGCGGAACTTGGCCGGACCCCAGTCGTTCATGAGGAACTTCAGGCGGGCCTTGGTGCGCATGCGGCGGTAGCCGTAATCGCGGAAGATGCTGGTGACGCCCAGCCACACCTCGGCGGCGACGTCGGCGGAGACGAACACGCCCAGGCGCTCGGCGAGCCGCGGGTTGGTGGACAGGCCCCCGCCCACCCAGAGGTCGTAACCGGCCCCAAGTTCGGGGTGGACGACGCCCACCAAGGCGAAGTCGTTGATCTCGTGCACCACGTCCTGTGACGGGTGGCCGGTGATGGCGGTCTTGTACTTGCGCGGCAAGTTGGCCAGCTCGGGGTCGCCGATGAAACGCTCGGCGAGCTCATGGATGAGCGGCGTGGGGTCGATGATCTCGTCCTTGGCAATGCCGGCAACCGGAGAGCCAAGGATGACGCGGGGAACGTCGCCGCAGGCCTCGGTGGTGGACAGGCCGATACCTTCAAGGCGGCGCCAGATTTCCGGCACGTCCTCCACACGGATCCAGTGCAACTGGATGTTCTGGCGATCCGTCAGGTCGGCCGAGCCGCGGGCAAAGTCCACGGAGATCTGGCCGATGACGCGGAGCTGCTCGGTGGTCAGCGCACCGCCGTCGATACGGACGCGGAGCATGAAGTACTTGTCTTCGAGCTCGTGTGGTTCAAGCGTGGCGGTCTTGCCGCCGTCGATCCCGGGCTTGCGCTGGGTGTAGAGGCCCCACCAACGGAAGCGGCCGTGGAGGTCCGTGCCGTCGATCGAATCGAAGCCCTCTTTGGAGTAGACAGACTCAATCCGCTCACGGACGTTCAGCCCGTTGTCTTCCTGCTTCCAGGTCTCGTTGGCGTTGAGCGGCGCGGTGCCGTCAACCTTCCACTGGCCGTGGGGCTTGGCGGCAGGGCGGGTGCGTGCCGGGCGCGAAGGAACTGCGGTGTCCGTGGACGCACCGGCTACAGCTGTATCTGTCATATCTCGACTGTAGGTCTGGCCAGATTTCGCCAGCAAAGGTCCGGAAATGCTAAGTCACCTAGGGAAACATTTCGTCACGAACACGCCAGCGGCCTTGTCCGGCGGCGCCACTTATGCAGGTCGATTTGGGTTCTTTTAGCTAGCCAGCACCGCGTCGTAGCGCTCCAGCGCGATCTCGGCGAGCACCCGTGACGGCAGCAGCGGAGCCGCAACAACGTCAGCTCCAGCCTTGGCCAGCTGATCATGGAAATAGCCGGTCGCCAGGAGGTACGACGCGATGAATACCCGGCCTGTCCCACCCTCGGCGGCGAGTTCCGCGCGCAAGGAGGCGACGCCGTCGGGCACTGTGGGCTTGGCGCTGGCACCATAGGCGACCCGAACCTTGTTGGGGAGCAGTTCAGCGAGCAGGCGCGCCTGCTCTTCCGAGTCCACCGAGCCGTCCGGAAGCGAGGAGCCAGCGGCAGCCAACAGCACGCCGTCGTTATCCGTCAGCCCGGCTGCGCGCAGATGCGCGGCAAGCAACTCGGCGAGCCGGGAGTCCGGACCGAGCGGCCTGGCGGCAACCACTTCGGGCCGGGGCTTGATCGCCTTGGGTACGTCCACTTTGATATGGAAGCCGGTGGACAGCAAAAGCGGTACGACGACGGCGGCAGTCCCCTCAGGCAGGCCCTCCACCACTCCGCCCAACTCAGGTTCCTGCACGTCAACGTAGGCCTCCACTACCTGCAAACCGGGGCGAAGGGCTTCAATGTCGGCCATGACCTGGCGGATTGCTGCCTGGCCTTCGGCGTTGCGGGTTCCGTGGGCGCACGCGATCAAAACGGGGCTGTTCATGGGAGCTAGCGTAACGTTGAGCCAGCATCTGTTGAGAGCCGTACCCAGAAAGAAACCGTCCACTTGATTTCCATCGACATCGTCCTTCTGTGGCTTGACCTGGTCGGCGTGTTTTTCTTCGCGGTCTCCGGGTCACTGCTGGCGGCCCGCAAACAGTTCGACATTGTGGGTTCCGTGCTCCTGGCCTCGATTGTGGCGCTGGGCGGCGGCGTGATCCGCGACATCATCATTAACGCCGGTCCCCCGATCGCTTTCACCAACCCCGCCTATTTGGTCCCGCCCCTGCTGGCGGCGATGCTGGTGTACTTCCTGTTCTCGTCGGTTCAGCGCTTCACCTCCCTTTTAACATTGTTCGACGCCGGCGGCTTGGCGCTCTTCTGCATCACCGGGACGCTGAAGGCGTTGACTGCGGGCGTAAATCCGGTTGCCGCGATCTTGTTGGGTGTGACGACTGCCGTGGGTGGCGGACTGCTCCGCGACATTACGGCGAATGAGATTCCCACACTCTTCAATGCCCGCGACCTCTATGCCCTTCCGGCCTTTGTTGGCGCTGGCTTGACCACGTTGCTGTGGCACCTGGGGCTGTTCACCGGGCTCTTTGCCTGCGTTGTCGCCGCCGTCGTATTCGCTTTCCGCGTCACGGCGTGGCGACGCAGCTGGCACGTACCACTCGCGGTCCGTGGCTGGCACCGGCCCGGCCGCGGAACGGGCGCAATTTCGGGTGCCCGGGATTAGCTAGGATAAGAGCATGACTGACATGTTCCTCGAGAAGTTCCGCGCGCTGGTCCCAAAGTATCTCGAGGATGAATGGCAGGAAGAGGACGGCCTCACGCCCTCGGAACTGGACGAGGCCCTCGCCGACCATTCCTTCACCATCCCCTTGGTTCTCCGCGAGTTCTACCTTGCCGTGGGCGGTTGCGAAGACCTTATGGAGGCCTATCACTACTTCTGGGATCCCGAGGAACTCGAGGTCGACGACGAAGGTTTCCTCATGTTCCTGGAGGACGAGGACGAGCAATTCACCTGGGGCTTCCGCACCGCAGATCTCGGCATCCCCGACCCCATCGTTTGGCGCCGCAACAACGCCCGCGGCCAGTGGAAGAGCGAAGAAGGTACTTTCTCCGAGTTCGTCTTCGACATGTTCGAGTGGGCGTTCAACGACGAAGACTAATTTTTAGGCTTAGGCAGCCCCTTCGCTCCCCTTTTGGGGTTGCGGAGGGGCTGTTTTTTGTTGGGACCGCGTGCGACCACGGCACAGGCGCTTCAGAACTTACGACGGCGGAACCCACCCAGGTGCGTACCTCGCCGGTGCGTAGCGCCCAATGTCCCTGTTGCGTAGGACGGCCGGGACCTCATCCACCATGCGCTGCGGTTGATGAACGATTTCGGCGTAGTAATAGCGGAGTGTCAACAGGCCTCCCCGCCTGCGTCCTTGGCAAGCATGCGACGAGTAAAGCCGCCAGTCAGCAGGGCGCGAGTGGTTGTTGCTTCGTGCCGGTAAATAAGGCCAGCTGTAAAACGCACTGCATTCAACAAAAATTCATTGACGCAAAAAGTTGCTTATGTGACAGACCTGTCATAAGCTATTCACGGATCCACTAAATGCCTCCGGTGGGTCTGATGCGAACGGAGATTGTGGTCCCGGTTCGGTGCAGCGTATGACTCGTAACGTTGCAACGAACCGGGGCCATTCCCGTTTAAACGGCACGCCCAGCGGCGTGCGGCCACCACCCAGTTTCACCCCACAGACCGCCCAACACGCCGCAAATACCGGCGCGTCACCAGGCCCAGTCCCTCAAAGTCGGCGGTGAAGGAACCCCAAGAACGCCAGGCCTCTCAGCACAAAAAACGGGCGCCCGGCCTGTGAATAGGTCCGGACGCCCGCCGCGTCAAACAAAACAACTTAGCTGCTGCGGTCCACCACAGCGTGGGCGAAGTTGGTCAACGACGCCTTCACCACGCCTTCCGGCAGCGGCGCGAGTGCAGCGACTGCCTCGGCGGACCATTGGCGCGCGATTTTCCACGACTCGTTGGTGACGGGGTGTTCACGCAGGCCGGCCACGGCCTCAGCGAGTGCTGCGTCCGAGGACAGGTCGCCGTCGATCAGTGTGAGGAGTTCGGCGGCAGACGAGTCCCCCGCTGCGGCATCGCGGCGCAACAAAAGTACAGGCAGCGTGGGAACGCCTTCACGCAGGTCGGTACCAGGGGACTTGCCGGACTTGACCTTCACTCCCGTGACGTCGATGACGTCGTCGGCCAACTGGAAAGCCACGCCAACCTTTTCACCGTACTCAACCAGCAAGTCCTCGAAGGACTCATCGGCACCGGCAAAGATCGCCCCAAGCTGCCCGGACGCTGCAACCAGCGATCCGGTCTTGTCCGCGATGACGGAAAGGTAGTGCTCCACGGGATCTTCGTCCTCGCGCGGACCCACGGTTTCGTGCAATTGGCCCAGGCAGAGGCGTTCGAAAGTCCGGGCCTGGATTCCCAGCGCACGCGAACCAAGTTCGGAGACGAGAATGGAGGCACGCGCGAAGATGAGGTCACCGGTGAGGATGGCCACCGAATTGCCCCATACTTCGTGGGCCGTGGGAGCCCCGCGGCGGAACGGAGCTGAGTCCATCACATCGTCGTGGTAGAGCGTGGCCAGGTGCGTAAGCTCAACCACCACGGCAGCCTGCACGACCTCGGGGCGCGAAGCATCGCCGAGGTGGGCGCACAGCAGTGTGAGGAGCGGACGGATGCGCTTGCCACCGGCTTCCACCAGGTGGCGCGACGTCGCGTCAGCCAAGGGATCCGAGTTGGAGATGGCTTCGCGAAGCTTCTTCTCCACCCGGGCAAGATTGTTGGTAATGGCGGGGCCGAGTTCGGCGTCCCCTGCGATGGCAGCGAATCCGGCGGGAAGCTGGAGTCCCGTTGCAATCGCTGTGGTGTTCAGGGAAGGCTCGTTGGAGTCTGGCAGGCCGTGCCCGGCATGCGTCCAACTATGTTCGGCAGAGTTCGTCACGGGTTAACCCTAACTAGTTGTTGCGGAAACCGCGGTGTCGGAGCCGGCTGCGGTCAGCGCGCCGGACGAAGAAGTGTTGGACGTCGCCGGAACCAGCATTTCGAGGACCCGGATCACGCGGTCTTCGAAGCCCTTGGCGGACGGGTCGGTGAGGTTCGCGAGCATACGGACCACGAACCGCATCAGCACCGGAATCGGCATCCCCGTGCGCAGTGCCAGCTTCATGACGGCCGGTTTGCCAATCAAGGAAGCGAAGAGCCGTCCCAGTGTGAAGTGCGATCCCCACTGGTCCCGTACATAGTCC
This Paenarthrobacter sp. GOM3 DNA region includes the following protein-coding sequences:
- a CDS encoding nitrite/sulfite reductase — encoded protein: MTDTAVAGASTDTAVPSRPARTRPAAKPHGQWKVDGTAPLNANETWKQEDNGLNVRERIESVYSKEGFDSIDGTDLHGRFRWWGLYTQRKPGIDGGKTATLEPHELEDKYFMLRVRIDGGALTTEQLRVIGQISVDFARGSADLTDRQNIQLHWIRVEDVPEIWRRLEGIGLSTTEACGDVPRVILGSPVAGIAKDEIIDPTPLIHELAERFIGDPELANLPRKYKTAITGHPSQDVVHEINDFALVGVVHPELGAGYDLWVGGGLSTNPRLAERLGVFVSADVAAEVWLGVTSIFRDYGYRRMRTKARLKFLMNDWGPAKFRQILEDEYLGFKLPDGPAAPKPTAPGDHIGVHEQKDGKFFIGVTPTVGRTSGEALVTLADTLEKHGSYRLRTTPHQKLVILDVAKEQVEPLIAELDTLGLSARPSVFRRGTIACTGIEFCKLAIVETKVTAATAIAELERRLADLVETKQLPSALSLHINGCPNSCARIQTADIGLKGMMLPTPDGDPTPGFQVHLGGGLANNEREEAGLGRTVRGLKVTVEDLPDYVERVVRKFVAVGAEGQTFAEWAHSADEGDLQ
- a CDS encoding sirohydrochlorin chelatase, translating into MDGFFLGTALNRCWLNVTLAPMNSPVLIACAHGTRNAEGQAAIRQVMADIEALRPGLQVVEAYVDVQEPELGGVVEGLPEGTAAVVVPLLLSTGFHIKVDVPKAIKPRPEVVAARPLGPDSRLAELLAAHLRAAGLTDNDGVLLAAAGSSLPDGSVDSEEQARLLAELLPNKVRVAYGASAKPTVPDGVASLRAELAAEGGTGRVFIASYLLATGYFHDQLAKAGADVVAAPLLPSRVLAEIALERYDAVLAS
- a CDS encoding trimeric intracellular cation channel family protein — encoded protein: MISIDIVLLWLDLVGVFFFAVSGSLLAARKQFDIVGSVLLASIVALGGGVIRDIIINAGPPIAFTNPAYLVPPLLAAMLVYFLFSSVQRFTSLLTLFDAGGLALFCITGTLKALTAGVNPVAAILLGVTTAVGGGLLRDITANEIPTLFNARDLYALPAFVGAGLTTLLWHLGLFTGLFACVVAAVVFAFRVTAWRRSWHVPLAVRGWHRPGRGTGAISGARD
- a CDS encoding polyprenyl synthetase family protein encodes the protein MTNSAEHSWTHAGHGLPDSNEPSLNTTAIATGLQLPAGFAAIAGDAELGPAITNNLARVEKKLREAISNSDPLADATSRHLVEAGGKRIRPLLTLLCAHLGDASRPEVVQAAVVVELTHLATLYHDDVMDSAPFRRGAPTAHEVWGNSVAILTGDLIFARASILVSELGSRALGIQARTFERLCLGQLHETVGPREDEDPVEHYLSVIADKTGSLVAASGQLGAIFAGADESFEDLLVEYGEKVGVAFQLADDVIDVTGVKVKSGKSPGTDLREGVPTLPVLLLRRDAAAGDSSAAELLTLIDGDLSSDAALAEAVAGLREHPVTNESWKIARQWSAEAVAALAPLPEGVVKASLTNFAHAVVDRSS